The sequence GTTTTCTTACCCTCATTCATTCCCAAAAATACTACCTGAATTTTGGACAAAGGAATTCCAAAATTAGAAATAAGCTGATTTTTGCCGTATTCGCTGAATGCCAAAATTACCGTAGCGTTATTATATATCTTGTGATAAGAATGACAATATTCTTTATTAGAAGACAACGGCAATATATCATGGGCTCCAAGTATAGTAGGAATACCATGATTCCGCAAATTTCGGATAAATAGATTATCCAGAGTAATTTGCAAGATGTAGTAATAAATTACCACATCCGGCTGAAAGCGACAAATTTGCCTCCAAACTCTTATTAAAGAACGGACATAGTTGATTCCTTTCAGTACAAAATTATAATTCCCAACTATGCCCTTAAAAGGGGTAATTTGCTCAAATTCAGACTCCGCATTTAGAAATGGATATTTCTCGTTTGTAGCCAAAATAACCTTGTGTCCCTTTTGGGCTAAATAACGACAAATCTCCTTGTCGTGCAAACCAAGAATATGTCCAATAGGATCTGCAAAAAATATTTTCATCTTATATCTTTTACTCTTAAATCAAAGATTAGAATGCAAAAGTAGTGCTATACACCTTGACCAGCCATAACTGCCCATATAGTCCGAATTAGTATTTTAAAATCCAGCCACAAAGAATAGTTGTCAATATATTCCAAATCCATACGCATCCATTCTTTAAAGCTAATCTTATTTCTACCGCTTACCTGCCATATACAGGTTAGCCCGGGTTTCATGCTCAATCTACGATATTGATATGAGTCGTATTTCTCCACCTCTTCAGGTAGAGGAGGACGGGGACCAACTATACTCATTTCCCCCTTGAGAACATTGAAAAATTGTGGCAATTCATCAAGACTGTATTTTCTTAAGAAACGACCAAATTTGGTAATTCGTGGGTCATTGCGGATTTTAAATACAGGCCCATCCATTTCATTCAAATGTTTCAGAGAATTCTTCTTTTTCTCTGCATTGATAACCATAGTGCGAAATTTGTAGAAGCAGAATTGGCGACCATTAAGTCCAACGCGGGTTTGTCGGAAAAGAACGGATTCTCCCTTGCGAGAGGTCAATTTGATAATAAGAATTATCGGCAGCATCAGAACCGGACCCAGTACCAACAGTGCCAACAATGCACCTACCCGGTCAAAGACACTTTTCACAAAAAGTGCCATATTTTTCTCTTCAGAAATAGAGGGAAAAGCAAATTCCATTTTTAAAATTAACCTCCCGCATTTCTTCCTGATATCTCTCTAATTCCCCTCCCTCTAACATACACTGAGATATTTGTAACCCTATTTCGCAAGTCGAATTTTTTTACTAACTTAAGTATAATACAGATGTTATATTATGTCAAGAAAATTTTTTAGGCTGAAGTTTTGAATGTTGTTTCTTTCAGCCTATAACCTATTTTCATCGCTCTATCCTCCACAGGTTAATGTTCGTTCCCCCAAATAACTAACCCATTACTTAATCCTAAAAAAATCTTCTTGACTTTTATTTTATTTTGTGATATATTATATTTTGCAGGAGGTGAGAAAATGAATATCAATGATATTAAGGCAAAGGCTAAAGAAGTTGGGGTCAAAGCAGGTAAAATGAATAAAGGTGACCTGATTCGAGCCATCCAATCTACCGAAGGGAATTTCCCATGTTTTGAAACAGCGACAGATTATTGTGACCAGAATAATTGTGCCTGGATGGAAGATTGCCTATCCAATAAGAACAATTAGGAAGTATTCAGCCATCAGGTAAAAGAAGGTTAATGCGATGGTTAATCTTAAGTGGAAGGAATTAAAGGTTCAACGGTAACTAATCCTTTTTGTTCAACCTTAATCTTCTTCAACTGATGGCTGAAACTAACACCTGAACCCTGACAAAAGACGAGGAGATATTTCATGCCTTTTACTATTCTTCGCACTGGTGTTGGTTCATCACCATCAATATCCACCATTAAAACACTTCAAAAATTAGGTGTAAGAGTTATAGGTGTTGATAGTCATCCGTTATCTATTGGTTTTTATTTTGCCAATGTTGGATATTGCATCCCAAAGGCAGATGCACCTGATTATATTTCTACCTTAATAAAAATTTGTACCAAAGAAAAAGTGAATGCTATCTTACCCGCTGTAGATGAAGAATTAGTAGTTTTATCGAGGCATAAAGAGGAATTTGAAAAAAAGGGTATTTTGCTTGCGGTGGCAGAAAAGGAAGTAATTGAAATCTGCTTTGATAAATTAAAAACTTACAACTTTTTTCTTCAGAATAACATTTCGACCCCTTCTACTTTTGATGCCTTAAAGATTAATTTAAAAGAAATAATCTATCCCAGTATTATCAAACCCCGCTTTGGTCGCGGAGAGCGCGATGTCTATAAAATTAATAACCAAAGAGAGTTTAAATTTTTTAGGCAGTATGTTAAAAAGCCTTTAGTTCAGGATTATATTGAAGGACAGGAATATACGATTGATATTCTGGCTGATTTTAATAGTAAGGTTTTATGTCTCGTGCCGCGAAAAAGACTTCAAGTTGAATCAGGTATCTCAATTAAAGGAATAACAACTTATAAAAAAGAAATAATTGATAGTTGCCTTGATATTGTCCAAAAATTAGGCATAATTGGACCGGCTAATATTCAATGTTTTATTGATAAAAACAATACCTTACTTTTTACTGAAATTAATCCAAGATTGGGAGGAGGAGTGGCACTTTCAGTCGCCGCTGGCTCAAATATTCTGGCAAATTTAGTCAGGTTACTTAAAGGTAAATCAGTAAAATCTTGCCTTGACTTCCAGAAAGATTTATTAATGTTACGATATTGGGAAGAAAAATTTATGTAAGTATTTAGCCACAGATGAACACGGATAAAACACGGATTTTTTGTAAGCGTTCAGCCACAGAGGCACAGAGTTCACAGAGAATTAAGTAAATTAACCACAAATGGATACGAATTAACCTCTGACATCCCATAAATGTAGTGCGAACCTTTAAGTTCGCCTTTTGGCTTGCCAGAAGCGAAGATAACGCACTACAAATCTTTTTGTATTTGTGTTCATTCGTGATTATATATTCCCTCTGTGTTCTCTGTGACTCTGTGGCTATATCCCTGA comes from bacterium and encodes:
- a CDS encoding sugar transferase, with amino-acid sequence MEFAFPSISEEKNMALFVKSVFDRVGALLALLVLGPVLMLPIILIIKLTSRKGESVLFRQTRVGLNGRQFCFYKFRTMVINAEKKKNSLKHLNEMDGPVFKIRNDPRITKFGRFLRKYSLDELPQFFNVLKGEMSIVGPRPPLPEEVEKYDSYQYRRLSMKPGLTCIWQVSGRNKISFKEWMRMDLEYIDNYSLWLDFKILIRTIWAVMAGQGV
- a CDS encoding SAP domain-containing protein, with the protein product MNINDIKAKAKEVGVKAGKMNKGDLIRAIQSTEGNFPCFETATDYCDQNNCAWMEDCLSNKNN
- a CDS encoding ATP-grasp domain-containing protein, whose amino-acid sequence is MPFTILRTGVGSSPSISTIKTLQKLGVRVIGVDSHPLSIGFYFANVGYCIPKADAPDYISTLIKICTKEKVNAILPAVDEELVVLSRHKEEFEKKGILLAVAEKEVIEICFDKLKTYNFFLQNNISTPSTFDALKINLKEIIYPSIIKPRFGRGERDVYKINNQREFKFFRQYVKKPLVQDYIEGQEYTIDILADFNSKVLCLVPRKRLQVESGISIKGITTYKKEIIDSCLDIVQKLGIIGPANIQCFIDKNNTLLFTEINPRLGGGVALSVAAGSNILANLVRLLKGKSVKSCLDFQKDLLMLRYWEEKFM